One window of Ziziphus jujuba cultivar Dongzao chromosome 5, ASM3175591v1 genomic DNA carries:
- the LOC107433737 gene encoding uncharacterized protein LOC107433737 isoform X2: MFESEDDNSSVSSSSTVRSDRVSVLGNEEMQIDKDSLLDQALDALFEKRGSTREKALRSIREAFNNNLQHEFVEKKFATLLHQCLNSFKRGSAQEISLACRVIGLLALTVGQGDNAHEILEDSVPPLTQALKSGSESSKISLLECLAVITFVGGNDPEQTERSMQIMWQVVHPKLGSNVVAVKPSAAVITAMVSSWSFLLTTIEGWKLNPKDWQESISYLSSLLDKDDRSVRIAAGEALALIFEIGSLEKFSIEAKGSSDGSTQDGSRPREFVQIQGLKAKIINQVRNLSAEAGGKGSAKKDLNSQRNLFRDILDFFENGYCPESSMKIGGEPLQTSTWYQLIQLNFLKHFLGGGFVKHMQENEFLHDVFGFTPKKKYLVDNEHRLSSGEKRMYRSPNSVVNKARTQLLNKQRMLSEGKNIGHYAVNMGDEEA; this comes from the exons ATGTTCGAAAGCGAGGATGATAATAGTAGTGTGAGTTCGTCATCGACTGTTCGTTCTGATCGTGTGTCCGTTTTGGGGAACGAAGAAATGCAAATTGATAAAGATAGTTTACTTGACCAAGCTCTCGATGCCTTGTTCGAGAAGAG GGGTTCTACGAGAGAAAAAGCATTGCGGTCGATTCGTGAAGCTTTCAATAACAACCTGCAGCATGAGTTTGTGGAAAAGAA ATTTGCCACTTTACTTCATCAATGTCTGAATTCCTTTAAACGAGGTTCTGCCCAAGAGATATCTTTGGCATGTCGTGTCATTG GATTGTTGGCTTTGACCGTGGGGCAAGGGGATAATGCACATGAAATACTGGAGGACTCGGTCCCTCCTCTTACACAGGCTCTCAAGTCTGGGTCTGAATCTTCAAAGATATcg TTACTGGAGTGTTTGGCGGTTATCACTTTTGTTGGTGGCAATGATCCGGAGCAAACAGAGAGATCGATGCAAATTATGTGGCAAGTAGTTCATCCAAAGCTGGGCTCCAAT GTAGTTGCAGTCAAACCATCAGCAGCAGTCATAACTGCAATGGTGTCTTCATGGTCCTTTCTTCTAACAACCATAGAGGGATGGAAACTTAATCCTAAAGATTGGCAAGA GTCAATATCATATTTATCCAGTCTGCTAGACAAGGATGATCGGTCGGTACGGATTGCTGCTGGTGAAGCACTGGCTTTAATTTTTGAGATAGGTAGTTTAGAGAAGTTCTCTATTGAAGCTAAGGGCTCAAGTGATGGATCAACCCAAGATGGAAGTAGACCTCGGGAATTTGTGCAAATACAAGGATTGAAGGCGAAAATTATAAATCAAGTAAGAAACCTTTCAGCTGAGGCAGGTGGTAAAGGCTCTGCTAAGAAAGATCTTAACAGCCAACGGAATCTGTTTAGGGATATATTAGACTTTTTTGag AATGGTTATTGCCCTGAAAGTTCTATGAAGATTGGTGGGGAACCATTACAGACATCTACATGGTATCAACTGATACAG CTGAACTTTTTGAAGCACTTTCTTGGTGGAGGATTTGTTAAGCACATGCAG GAAAATGAATTCCTTCATGACGTATTTGGGTTTACTCCTAAGAAGAAATATCTTGTGGACAATGAACATCGTTTATCTAGCGGGGAGAAG agGATGTACAGGTCACCAAATTCAGTGGTCAACAAAGCAAGAACACAGCTGCTTAACAAGCAGCGAATGTTATCAGAG GGTAAGAATATTGGCCACTATGCAGTTAACATGGGTGATGAGGAAGCTTAG
- the LOC107433737 gene encoding uncharacterized protein LOC107433737 isoform X1, translated as MGKQKEKKNTGNSQRKNAAMFESEDDNSSVSSSSTVRSDRVSVLGNEEMQIDKDSLLDQALDALFEKRGSTREKALRSIREAFNNNLQHEFVEKKFATLLHQCLNSFKRGSAQEISLACRVIGLLALTVGQGDNAHEILEDSVPPLTQALKSGSESSKISLLECLAVITFVGGNDPEQTERSMQIMWQVVHPKLGSNVVAVKPSAAVITAMVSSWSFLLTTIEGWKLNPKDWQESISYLSSLLDKDDRSVRIAAGEALALIFEIGSLEKFSIEAKGSSDGSTQDGSRPREFVQIQGLKAKIINQVRNLSAEAGGKGSAKKDLNSQRNLFRDILDFFENGYCPESSMKIGGEPLQTSTWYQLIQLNFLKHFLGGGFVKHMQENEFLHDVFGFTPKKKYLVDNEHRLSSGEKRMYRSPNSVVNKARTQLLNKQRMLSEGKNIGHYAVNMGDEEA; from the exons ATGGGAAAAC aaaaagaaaaaaaaaacacaggtAATTCTCAGCGCAAAAATGCTGCGATGTTCGAAAGCGAGGATGATAATAGTAGTGTGAGTTCGTCATCGACTGTTCGTTCTGATCGTGTGTCCGTTTTGGGGAACGAAGAAATGCAAATTGATAAAGATAGTTTACTTGACCAAGCTCTCGATGCCTTGTTCGAGAAGAG GGGTTCTACGAGAGAAAAAGCATTGCGGTCGATTCGTGAAGCTTTCAATAACAACCTGCAGCATGAGTTTGTGGAAAAGAA ATTTGCCACTTTACTTCATCAATGTCTGAATTCCTTTAAACGAGGTTCTGCCCAAGAGATATCTTTGGCATGTCGTGTCATTG GATTGTTGGCTTTGACCGTGGGGCAAGGGGATAATGCACATGAAATACTGGAGGACTCGGTCCCTCCTCTTACACAGGCTCTCAAGTCTGGGTCTGAATCTTCAAAGATATcg TTACTGGAGTGTTTGGCGGTTATCACTTTTGTTGGTGGCAATGATCCGGAGCAAACAGAGAGATCGATGCAAATTATGTGGCAAGTAGTTCATCCAAAGCTGGGCTCCAAT GTAGTTGCAGTCAAACCATCAGCAGCAGTCATAACTGCAATGGTGTCTTCATGGTCCTTTCTTCTAACAACCATAGAGGGATGGAAACTTAATCCTAAAGATTGGCAAGA GTCAATATCATATTTATCCAGTCTGCTAGACAAGGATGATCGGTCGGTACGGATTGCTGCTGGTGAAGCACTGGCTTTAATTTTTGAGATAGGTAGTTTAGAGAAGTTCTCTATTGAAGCTAAGGGCTCAAGTGATGGATCAACCCAAGATGGAAGTAGACCTCGGGAATTTGTGCAAATACAAGGATTGAAGGCGAAAATTATAAATCAAGTAAGAAACCTTTCAGCTGAGGCAGGTGGTAAAGGCTCTGCTAAGAAAGATCTTAACAGCCAACGGAATCTGTTTAGGGATATATTAGACTTTTTTGag AATGGTTATTGCCCTGAAAGTTCTATGAAGATTGGTGGGGAACCATTACAGACATCTACATGGTATCAACTGATACAG CTGAACTTTTTGAAGCACTTTCTTGGTGGAGGATTTGTTAAGCACATGCAG GAAAATGAATTCCTTCATGACGTATTTGGGTTTACTCCTAAGAAGAAATATCTTGTGGACAATGAACATCGTTTATCTAGCGGGGAGAAG agGATGTACAGGTCACCAAATTCAGTGGTCAACAAAGCAAGAACACAGCTGCTTAACAAGCAGCGAATGTTATCAGAG GGTAAGAATATTGGCCACTATGCAGTTAACATGGGTGATGAGGAAGCTTAG
- the LOC107433660 gene encoding cyclin-D5-1 translates to MDDDFLPSLLCQESETCLDEEFEDEDTFVNFNTNYTASEEDYVEMLMERETISGFKKDDSWVFGNRLKCARLEAITWILKTRAVFGFRFQTAYLSLTYFDRFLSRRSIHNEQLWAIRLLSVACLSLAAKMEELNIPALSEFQLEDYNFESKVIQRMELLVLNTLEWRMALITPFAFLHYFITKFCNESPPTKILSRTVEFILATMKEISLLDYRPSVVAAAATLLALEQKLTIKALELKMKSISHCRFLKIEDVLSCYNKMQEIKMVRIEEQPKFLSPDLSPTHLSSVDVLETSSVSAFFNKRRRLAFSNCDHNYGVAEGERLG, encoded by the exons atggaTGATGACTTTCTGCCCAGCCTTCTTTGCCAAGAAAGTGAGACATGTTTGGATGAAGaatttgaagatgaagataCATTCGTCAACTTTAATACCAACTATACCGCTTCGGAGGAAGACTATGTTGAAATGTTGATGGAGAGAGAGACAATATCTGGGTTCAAGAAAGACGATTCTTGGGTGTTTGGCAACAGGCTTAAATGTGCCCGATTGGAAGCCATCACTTGGATTCTCAAA ACTAGAGCAGTTTTTGGATTTCGATTCCAAACAGCGTATCTGTCCTTGACGTACTTTGATCGATTCCTTTCCAGGAGGTCCATCCAT AATGAACAACTTTGGGCGATTAGATTGCTGTCTGTAGCATGTTTATCTCTGGCTGCAAAGATGGAGGAGTTGAACATTCCAGCACTATCAGAGTTTCAATTAGAAGATTACAATTTCGAAAGCAAAGTGATACAGAGAATGGAGCTTTTGGTATTGAACACATTGGAATGGAGGATGGCTTTAATAACCCCATTTGCTTTTCTTCACTACTTCATCACCAAATTTTGCAATGAATCTCCACCGACTAAAATACTTTCTAGAACTGTAGAATTCATCCTGGCCACTATGAAAG AGATCAGTTTATTGGATTATCGGCCGTCTGTTGTAGCAGCTGCTGCGACATTGTTGGCATTGGagcaaaaattaacaataaaagcaTTAGAATTGAAGATGAAATCAATTTCTCATTGTAGATTTCTCAAAATT GAAGATGTTCTTTCATGCTATAATAAAATGCAGGAGATAAAGATGGTGAGAATTGAAGAACAACCTAAGTTTCTTTCACCAGATTTATCACCAACCCATTTGAGTTCTGTTGATGTATTAGAAACTTCTTCAGTCTCTGCGTTTTTCAATAAGAGAAGGAGGCTTGCATTCAGTAATTGTGATCACAATTATGGCGTGGCAGAAGGGGAGCGACTCGGGTAA